One genomic region from Pecten maximus chromosome 5, xPecMax1.1, whole genome shotgun sequence encodes:
- the LOC117327421 gene encoding WW domain-containing oxidoreductase-like isoform X1, which yields MGSTPSFPRVSIPKENISLVTGGNAGVGYHTAKWLAMMGGTVIIACRSEERAKQAIQQMNKEFAEEKQKKTTGVVDFDQLNVEFMSLDCNSLKSVMNFVQAYKSSGRKLHRLICNAGIGLQDKLSYTEDGHEQIFQVNYLSQFLLVSHLLPVMKTSGPDCRIVLVSSMAHEYTHFDPGDIEGKKYSEPKYDTSELYGRSKLYQVMQMFRMNEILKDTNVTVLSLHPGLVKTPLLTTFRNGIFKVVLAVADLIGTSKTPFQGAWTSLNAGVNPELAGVRDVYFSDSKPKTPKSDSRNKSYQAALWDYTIECLKEYLPADILRELQ from the exons ATGGGATCCACCCCGTCCTTTCCCAGGGTTTCTATTCCcaaagaaaacatttcattgGTTACCGGAGGAAATGCAG gtGTAGGCTACCATACTGCTAAGTGGCTAGCCATGATGGGTGGCACCGTTATCATTGCATGTAGATCGGAGGAGAGGGCTAAGCAG GCTATACAACAAATGAACAAAGAATTTGCggaagaaaaacaaaagaagACGACCGGGGTAGTTGACTTCGATCAACTGAATGTTGAGTTCATGTCTTTAGACTGTAATTCATTAAAATCAGTAATGAATTTCGTTCAGGCGTACAAATCGTCGGGACGGAAGCTCCACAGGTTGATTTGCAATGCTGGTATTGGACTACAAGACAAATTAT cATACACGGAAGATGGGCACGAACAAATTTTTCAG GTGAATTACCTGAGTCAATTCCTGCTGGTATCCCATCTACTTCCGGTGATGAAAACATCCGGTCCCGATTGCAGAATTGTCTTGGTATCTAGCATGGCCCATGAATATACTCACTTCGATCCTGGGGATATTGAAGGGAAAAAGTATTCTGAGCCAAAGTATGATACATCGGAATTGTACGGCAGATCCAAACTTTATCAA GTGATGCAGATGTTTCGAATGAACGAGATCCTGAAGGATACTAATGTAACTGTACTGTCCCTACATCCAGGTTTGGTGAAGACACCGCTTCTTACTACATTCCGAAATGGAATATTTAAAGTCGTTTTAGCGGTTGCCGATTTAATTG GTACCTCCAAGACTCCATTTCAAGGTGCCTGGACATCACTCAATGCGGGCGTTAATCCAGAACTAGCGGGTGTCCGGGACGTGTACTTCTCCGACTCGAAACCAAAAACACCTAAGTCGGATTCAAG GAACAAATCATACCAGGCAGCTCTTTGGGACTACACTATTGAATGTCTAAAAGAATACCTCCCAGCCGATATCCTCCGTGAACTACAATGA
- the LOC117327421 gene encoding WW domain-containing oxidoreductase-like isoform X2: MGSTPSFPRVSIPRDNISVVTGGNAGVGYHTAKWLAMMGGTVIIACRSEERAKQAIQQMNKEFAEEKQKKTTGVVDFDQLNVEFMSLDCNSLKSVMNFVQAYKSSGRKLHRLICNAGIGLQDKLSYTEDGHEQIFQVNYLSQFLLVSHLLPVMKTSGPDCRIVLVSSMAHEYTHFDPGDIEGKKYSEPKYDTSELYGRSKLYQVMQMFRMNEILKDTNVTVLSLHPGLVKTPLLTTFRNGIFKVVLAVADLIGTSKTPFQGAWTSLNAGVNPELAGVRDVYFSDSKPKTPKSDSRNKSYQAALWDYTIECLKEYLPADILRELQ, from the exons gtGTAGGCTACCATACTGCTAAGTGGCTAGCCATGATGGGTGGCACCGTTATCATTGCATGTAGATCGGAGGAGAGGGCTAAGCAG GCTATACAACAAATGAACAAAGAATTTGCggaagaaaaacaaaagaagACGACCGGGGTAGTTGACTTCGATCAACTGAATGTTGAGTTCATGTCTTTAGACTGTAATTCATTAAAATCAGTAATGAATTTCGTTCAGGCGTACAAATCGTCGGGACGGAAGCTCCACAGGTTGATTTGCAATGCTGGTATTGGACTACAAGACAAATTAT cATACACGGAAGATGGGCACGAACAAATTTTTCAG GTGAATTACCTGAGTCAATTCCTGCTGGTATCCCATCTACTTCCGGTGATGAAAACATCCGGTCCCGATTGCAGAATTGTCTTGGTATCTAGCATGGCCCATGAATATACTCACTTCGATCCTGGGGATATTGAAGGGAAAAAGTATTCTGAGCCAAAGTATGATACATCGGAATTGTACGGCAGATCCAAACTTTATCAA GTGATGCAGATGTTTCGAATGAACGAGATCCTGAAGGATACTAATGTAACTGTACTGTCCCTACATCCAGGTTTGGTGAAGACACCGCTTCTTACTACATTCCGAAATGGAATATTTAAAGTCGTTTTAGCGGTTGCCGATTTAATTG GTACCTCCAAGACTCCATTTCAAGGTGCCTGGACATCACTCAATGCGGGCGTTAATCCAGAACTAGCGGGTGTCCGGGACGTGTACTTCTCCGACTCGAAACCAAAAACACCTAAGTCGGATTCAAG GAACAAATCATACCAGGCAGCTCTTTGGGACTACACTATTGAATGTCTAAAAGAATACCTCCCAGCCGATATCCTCCGTGAACTACAATGA
- the LOC117327423 gene encoding WW domain-containing oxidoreductase-like, with protein MGSTPSFPRVSIPKDNISVVTGGNTGVGYHTAKWLAMMGGTVIIACRSEERAKQAIEQMNKEFEEEKEKKTTGIVDYDQLNVEFMSLDCNSLKSVISFVEAYKSSGRKLHKLFCNAGIGQQDKLSYTEDGHEQIFQVNYLSQFLLVSHLLPLMKASGPDCRIILVSSIGHLFAHFDPVDVELKKYSEPECKSDKLYQNSKLCQIMQMYRLNEVLKDTNVTVFSLHPGTVRTELLTTFKRGMMKYVISMLETVGASKSPFEGAWTSLNAGINPELAGVRDVYFSDSKPTTPASAARNKSYQAALWDYSIECLKGYLPDDILSGLQ; from the exons ATGGGATCTACTCCATCCTTCCCTCGGGTGTCCATTCCCAAAGATAACATTTCCGTGGTTACTGGAGGAAACACAG GTGTAGGCTACCATACTGCTAAGTGGTTAGCTATGATGGGTGGAACTGTGATCATTGCTTGTAGATCAGAGGAGAGAGCTAAACAG GCAATTGAGCAAATGAACAAAGAATTCgaggaagaaaaagaaaagaagacGACCGGGATAGTTGACTACGATCAATTGAATGTTGAATTCATGTCTCTAGACTGTAATTCATTAAAATCAGTGATAAGTTTCGTAGAGGCGTACAAATCGTCGGGAAGGAAACTTCACAAGTTATTCTGTAACGCTGGGATTGGACAACAAGACAAGCTAT CGTACACAGAAGACGGCCATGAACAGATATTTCAG GTGAATTATTTGAGTCAGTTCTTGCTGGTGTCTCATTTACTTCCGTTGATGAAAGCTTCTGGTCCAGACTGCAGAATTATACTCGTATCAAGCATAGGCCACCTATTTGCTCACTTCGATCCTGTGGATGTTGAATTAAAGAAGTACTCCGAGCCAGAATGCAAATCAGACAAATTATACCAAAATTCAAAACTGTGTCAG ATTATGCAGATGTATCGGCTGAATGAGGTCCTCAAGGATACTAATGTGACTGTATTCTCCCTACATCCAGGAACTGTGAGAACAGAGCTTCTAACTACATTCAAGAGGGGAATGATGAAATATGTTATTTCAATGCTAGAAACCGTTG GAGCGTCAAAGAGTCCATTTGAAGGAGCATGGACGTCACTTAACGCGGGTATAAATCCGGAACTGGCGGGTGTCCGGGATGTATACTTCTCCGACTCTAAACCAACAACTCCAGCATCAGCTGCTAG GAACAAATCCTACCAAGCAGCTCTTTGGGATTACAGCATTGAATGTCTCAAAGGTTACCTCCCAGATGACATCCTTAGTGGCCTACAATAG
- the LOC117327424 gene encoding ATP-dependent DNA helicase PIF1-like produces MTIHRWAGIDDGRYSSKEIATLIKETPKHRDTLERLMKADTLIIDEISMLSDKLFQQLEEVCSLKNPDVIFGGIQLILCGDFRQLPPVPNVQYNDEGNFCFQSELFQTAVPHRVILCDIIRQQDQTLIKAIQEVSEGVELTEESLTLINSMERPLPTGPPSVKLFATNNLVDDYNRRRILNWRGELIEYSAVDTGDKKHLSKILAPQKLWLKEGCPVVLLRNFSKVLYNGLQGYIVSLGKDGPVVDFGSLGVHRITKIKFTVFSPVIGKNVAERMQYPLKLAFALSIHKAQGMTLDRFYMF; encoded by the exons ATGACAATTCACAGATGGGCTGGCATAGATGACGGTCGATATTCATCCAAAGAAATTGCTACATTGATCAAGGAAACCCCCAAACACAGAGACACTTTAGAACGATTGATGAAGGCTGACACACTAATAATAGATGAAATAAGCATGCTTTCAGATAAGCTTTTTCAGCAACTGGAGGAAGTATGCAGTCTGAAAAATCCAGATGTTATCTTTGGTGGTATACAACTTATACTCTGTGGCGATTTCAGACAACTCCCACCTGTTCCTAatgtacaatacaatgatgAAGGTAACTTCTGCTTTCAGTCAGAACTATTTCAAACTGCTGTTCCTCATCGTGTTATATTATGTGACATAATCAGGCAACAAGACCAGACCCTTATTAAAGCCATCCAAGAGGTCAGTGAAGGGGTTGAACTGACAGAAGAATCATTAACCCTTATTAACTCTATGGAGAGGCCATTACCAACAGGGCCTCCTTCTGTTAAGTTGTTTGCTACTAATAACCTTGTGGATGACTATAACAGAAGGCGTATTTTGAACTGGAGGGGAGAGTTGATTGAGTACTCTGCAGTTGATACTGGGGATAAAAAACATCTCTCAAAGATACTGGCTCCACAAAAACTTTGGTTGAAGGAAGGTTGTCCAGTTGTGCTCCTTCGCAATTTTTCCAAAGTTCTTTACAATGGATTGCAGGGATATATTGTTTCACTGGGGAAAGATGGACCTGTAGTGGACTTCGGATCATTAGGTGTACATAGGATAACAAAAATTAAGTTCACAG TATTTAGTCCTGTCATTGGAAAGAATGTGGCAGAAAGGATGCAGTACCCATTGAAGCTTGCCTTTGCCCTGAGTATCCACAAGGCCCAAGGAATGACTCTGGATAGGTTTTATATGTTctaa